A stretch of Arthrobacter sunyaminii DNA encodes these proteins:
- the sucC gene encoding ADP-forming succinate--CoA ligase subunit beta, with product MDLFEYQARDLFEAHGVPVLAGIVAHTPEEAKAAAEKIGGVVVVKAQVKVGGRGKAGGVKVAKTADEAFQYASDILGMDIKGHTVNTVMIAQGADIAEEFYFSVLLDRANRNYLAMCSVEGGMEIEVLAVERPDALARVAVDPAVGIDQAKAEEIVDAAGFAPELREGVVNAILKLWDVFVKEDATLVEVNPLVRTGAGDIVALDGKVSLDENADFRQPGHAALEDKDAADPLEAKAKANDLNYVKLDGQVGIIGNGAGLVMSTLDVVAYAGEKHGNVKPANFLDIGGGASASVMAAGLDVILNDEQVKSVFVNVFGGITACDAVANGIVKALEILGDEANKPLVVRLDGNNVEEGRRILAEANHPLVTLATTMDEGADKAAELAYAAR from the coding sequence GTGGACCTGTTTGAATATCAGGCGCGCGATCTTTTTGAGGCGCACGGTGTACCCGTGCTTGCCGGAATCGTGGCGCACACTCCTGAAGAAGCAAAAGCTGCAGCCGAGAAGATTGGCGGCGTAGTTGTCGTCAAAGCACAGGTCAAGGTCGGTGGCCGAGGCAAGGCTGGCGGCGTCAAGGTCGCCAAGACCGCTGACGAGGCGTTCCAGTACGCCTCCGACATCCTCGGAATGGACATCAAGGGCCATACCGTCAACACCGTGATGATCGCCCAGGGCGCTGACATTGCCGAGGAGTTCTACTTCTCCGTTCTTCTGGACCGTGCCAACCGCAACTACCTGGCCATGTGCTCGGTGGAAGGTGGCATGGAAATTGAGGTCCTCGCCGTAGAGCGCCCCGACGCCCTGGCCCGCGTTGCCGTTGACCCCGCCGTGGGCATCGACCAGGCCAAGGCCGAAGAGATCGTCGACGCCGCCGGCTTCGCGCCGGAGCTGCGCGAAGGCGTCGTCAACGCGATCCTCAAGCTGTGGGATGTCTTCGTCAAGGAAGACGCCACCCTGGTGGAGGTCAACCCGCTGGTGCGCACCGGCGCCGGTGACATCGTTGCCCTCGACGGCAAGGTTTCCCTGGATGAAAACGCAGACTTCCGCCAGCCCGGCCACGCCGCGCTGGAAGACAAGGACGCTGCCGATCCGCTCGAGGCCAAGGCCAAGGCCAACGACCTCAACTACGTCAAGCTTGACGGCCAGGTTGGCATCATCGGCAACGGCGCCGGTCTGGTCATGTCCACGCTCGACGTCGTCGCCTACGCCGGCGAGAAGCACGGCAACGTGAAGCCGGCCAACTTCCTGGACATCGGCGGCGGAGCTTCCGCATCCGTCATGGCCGCCGGTCTGGACGTCATCCTGAACGACGAGCAGGTCAAGTCCGTGTTCGTGAACGTCTTCGGCGGCATCACCGCCTGTGACGCCGTCGCCAACGGCATCGTCAAGGCCCTGGAAATCCTGGGCGACGAAGCCAACAAGCCGTTGGTCGTCCGTCTGGACGGTAACAACGTCGAAGAAGGCCGCCGCATCCTCGCCGAAGCCAACCACCCGCTGGTCACGCTGGCCACCACCATGGACGAAGGCGCCGACAAGGCTGCCGAGCTCGCTTACGCCGCTCGCTGA
- the sucD gene encoding succinate--CoA ligase subunit alpha, with product MSIFLNKDSKVIVQGITGGEGTKHTALMLKAGTQVVGGVNARKAGTTVTHGDVELPVFGTVTEAMDKTNADVSIVFVPPAFTKDAVMEAIDAGIGLVVVITEGVPVQDSAEFWAHAQSKVDADGNQVTRIIGPNCPGIITPGEALVGITPNNITSKGPIGLVSKSGTLTYQMMYELRDLGFSTAIGIGGDPVIGTTHIDALAAFEADPETKAIVMIGEIGGDAEERAAEFIKANVTKPVVGYVAGFTAPEGKTMGHAGAIVSGSAGTAQAKKEALEAAGVKVGKTPSETATLLREVYAAL from the coding sequence ATGTCTATCTTTTTGAACAAGGACTCCAAGGTCATCGTTCAGGGCATCACCGGCGGCGAAGGAACCAAACACACCGCCCTGATGCTCAAGGCCGGAACCCAGGTTGTCGGCGGCGTTAACGCCCGCAAGGCCGGCACCACGGTCACCCACGGCGACGTGGAACTGCCTGTTTTCGGCACCGTCACCGAGGCCATGGACAAGACCAACGCAGACGTCTCCATCGTCTTCGTGCCGCCGGCCTTCACCAAGGACGCCGTCATGGAAGCGATCGACGCCGGCATCGGCCTCGTCGTCGTCATCACCGAAGGTGTTCCCGTCCAGGATTCCGCTGAGTTCTGGGCGCACGCCCAGTCCAAGGTGGATGCCGACGGCAACCAGGTCACCCGCATCATCGGCCCGAACTGCCCCGGCATCATTACCCCGGGCGAAGCACTGGTTGGCATCACCCCCAACAACATCACCTCCAAGGGCCCGATCGGCTTGGTCTCCAAGTCCGGCACCCTGACCTACCAGATGATGTACGAGCTGCGTGACCTGGGCTTCTCCACCGCCATCGGCATTGGCGGCGACCCCGTCATCGGCACCACGCACATCGATGCGCTGGCCGCATTCGAAGCTGACCCGGAGACCAAGGCCATCGTCATGATCGGCGAAATCGGCGGCGACGCCGAAGAGCGTGCCGCCGAGTTCATCAAGGCCAACGTCACCAAGCCGGTTGTCGGCTACGTGGCCGGCTTCACCGCTCCCGAAGGCAAGACCATGGGCCACGCAGGCGCCATCGTCTCCGGTTCCGCAGGAACCGCTCAGGCCAAGAAGGAAGCTCTTGAAGCTGCCGGCGTGAAGGTCGGCAAGACGCCGTCCGAGACCGCCACCCTGCTGCGCGAAGTCTACGCAGCGCTCTAA
- a CDS encoding MarR family winged helix-turn-helix transcriptional regulator, with product MEEIDLRRNIINAIRGMSLDGQRVADTFAHRHGLNNTDMRALTLIMEAELKHEALTAGRLSAKLGTSTGATTAVIDRLERIGHVHRNRDHADRRKVTLHFEPLAMQLAGAYFGPLGALTDEVMNRYTTEELATVHRFMEDMRSAYAAHQAALADPVPPAATEPAEQHGP from the coding sequence GTGGAAGAAATAGACCTGCGGCGCAACATCATCAACGCCATCCGCGGCATGAGCCTTGACGGGCAGCGCGTGGCGGATACTTTCGCGCACCGGCACGGACTCAATAACACCGATATGCGGGCATTGACCCTCATCATGGAGGCTGAGCTGAAGCATGAAGCTCTGACGGCCGGCCGGCTAAGCGCCAAGCTGGGCACTTCCACCGGAGCCACCACTGCGGTGATAGACCGGCTGGAACGGATCGGACACGTCCACCGCAACCGGGACCATGCGGACCGCCGGAAAGTAACCCTTCATTTTGAACCGCTGGCGATGCAGCTCGCGGGGGCGTACTTCGGGCCGCTCGGAGCGCTCACCGACGAGGTCATGAACCGGTACACCACGGAGGAACTGGCAACTGTCCACCGGTTCATGGAAGACATGCGCTCTGCCTATGCTGCTCATCAGGCCGCGTTGGCCGATCCTGTTCCGCCGGCGGCAACAGAGCCCGCCGAACAACACGGACCGTAA
- a CDS encoding MMPL family transporter, with amino-acid sequence MYAGIVKSAKAAWITLLLSLAVVIGLFALPAQENEASTVGGLSDKYQTTQVNELLEEFPDAQTSTALIVVSREDGGELTDADQAAIADINAAATELGAVGPPPQVPPIVSENKLVGLVPVTLKAAADDGDAVAAEVESLRGSISDAAPEGIKAELTGGAAFTADLAGVFSGANFILLTVTAGVVALLLLITYRSPWLWLVPLAVVATIEQAALKVVDLLAPVVGIDVDPSAVGITSVLVFGAATNYALLLIARYREELRIHESKYQAMGKALTRTREAIIASGGTVILALLVLLFTDTLSYRGLGFSAATGIVLAILSALFILPAALVLLGRKLFWPFVPKVGDAAREGKFWGKLGEATARAPKRIAGTAVVVLLAAGALLFNVQIGLSENEQFTEKPQAVTAAETLAEGFPAGSTSPVIVLVNTDSAEAAAEELAAVEGVSSADVVSENNGVSRIDVVDQYEPGTAEANAFIEDLRNDLAETPEYEALVGGEAAERVDQLSANQHDLTLVVTSVIILVFLVLLVLLRSIVAPVLLVASVLLTFVASTGLSWVLFVNVLGFPALDTLTLLYSFIFLVALGVDYNIFLTTRARENAMTMGTKQGMLSALRSTGGVITSAGILLAAVFAVLGVLPLVTLTQVGITVAIGVLLDTLVVRTVIVPALTFILGDKFWWPSNPAGKAGTGGRHEAPASSDDSGSESLPAPAGAHRATTR; translated from the coding sequence ATGTACGCAGGGATAGTGAAGTCGGCCAAAGCGGCCTGGATTACGCTGCTGCTGAGCCTTGCGGTCGTCATTGGCCTCTTTGCTTTGCCGGCGCAGGAGAACGAGGCCTCCACAGTCGGAGGCCTCAGTGACAAATACCAAACCACGCAGGTCAACGAACTCCTCGAAGAGTTTCCCGATGCACAGACATCCACCGCACTGATCGTGGTGTCCCGGGAGGACGGCGGAGAACTGACCGACGCCGATCAGGCTGCGATCGCAGACATTAATGCCGCTGCCACGGAGCTGGGGGCCGTTGGCCCTCCTCCGCAGGTGCCGCCGATCGTGTCGGAAAACAAGCTGGTGGGTCTGGTTCCGGTCACCCTGAAAGCGGCCGCGGACGACGGCGATGCCGTTGCCGCCGAGGTGGAAAGCCTCCGCGGAAGCATTTCGGATGCTGCCCCCGAAGGCATCAAGGCTGAACTGACCGGCGGGGCGGCGTTCACTGCTGACCTGGCCGGTGTTTTTTCCGGAGCAAACTTCATTCTGCTGACCGTTACCGCCGGCGTCGTTGCGCTCCTGCTGCTCATCACCTACCGGTCACCGTGGCTTTGGCTGGTTCCCCTGGCCGTGGTGGCCACCATTGAACAGGCTGCCCTGAAGGTGGTGGACCTGCTGGCGCCGGTAGTGGGAATCGACGTTGATCCGTCCGCAGTGGGCATCACCAGCGTGCTGGTCTTTGGTGCTGCCACCAACTACGCCCTGCTGCTGATCGCCCGGTACCGCGAAGAACTGCGCATCCACGAGTCCAAGTACCAGGCCATGGGCAAAGCGCTCACCCGCACCCGGGAAGCGATTATCGCTTCCGGCGGCACGGTTATCCTGGCCCTGCTGGTACTGCTCTTCACCGATACCCTGAGCTACCGCGGCCTGGGCTTCTCCGCAGCCACCGGCATTGTGCTGGCCATCCTCAGCGCCCTGTTCATCCTGCCCGCAGCCCTGGTGCTGCTGGGCCGGAAGCTCTTCTGGCCGTTCGTGCCCAAGGTCGGCGACGCAGCCCGCGAAGGCAAATTCTGGGGGAAGCTCGGAGAGGCCACGGCCCGTGCGCCCAAGCGCATCGCCGGCACCGCCGTCGTCGTCCTGCTGGCGGCCGGCGCACTCCTGTTCAACGTCCAGATCGGCCTCAGCGAGAACGAACAGTTCACCGAGAAGCCGCAGGCCGTCACCGCAGCCGAAACCCTTGCCGAAGGCTTCCCCGCCGGCTCCACCTCGCCGGTTATTGTCCTGGTGAATACCGATTCAGCGGAAGCCGCGGCGGAAGAACTCGCCGCTGTTGAAGGCGTGTCCAGCGCCGACGTGGTCTCCGAAAACAACGGTGTGAGCCGCATCGACGTTGTAGACCAATACGAGCCCGGCACTGCCGAGGCCAACGCGTTCATTGAAGACCTGCGCAACGATCTGGCGGAAACCCCTGAATATGAAGCGCTGGTGGGCGGGGAAGCCGCCGAACGCGTGGACCAGCTGTCAGCAAACCAGCATGATCTGACCCTGGTGGTCACCTCGGTGATCATCCTGGTGTTCCTCGTTCTGCTGGTCCTGCTGCGCAGCATCGTGGCTCCGGTTCTCCTGGTGGCCTCAGTGCTCCTGACGTTCGTTGCCAGCACCGGCCTCAGCTGGGTGCTGTTCGTGAACGTGCTGGGCTTCCCGGCCCTGGACACGCTGACGCTGCTGTACTCGTTCATCTTCCTGGTGGCACTGGGTGTGGATTACAACATCTTCCTGACCACGAGGGCCCGAGAGAACGCCATGACCATGGGCACCAAGCAGGGCATGCTCAGCGCCCTTCGGTCCACCGGCGGCGTGATCACCAGTGCCGGCATCCTGCTCGCTGCCGTCTTCGCTGTCCTTGGCGTGCTGCCGCTGGTCACCCTGACCCAGGTGGGCATCACCGTGGCGATCGGCGTCCTGCTCGACACCCTGGTGGTGCGCACGGTCATCGTTCCGGCGCTGACCTTCATCCTGGGCGACAAGTTCTGGTGGCCGTCCAATCCGGCAGGCAAAGCCGGCACGGGAGGCCGGCACGAGGCACCTGCCTCGAGTGATGATTCGGGATCGGAGTCCCTGCCTGCACCCGCCGGCGCGCATCGGGCAACCACCCGCTGA
- the pcrA gene encoding DNA helicase PcrA has protein sequence MDYLFDPYFSAAKTDAGKPGSAAADSAADSPSQNGRGDVERPHTPSRVDEKRAADLLQGLNPQQEEAVKHAGSPLLIVAGAGSGKTRVLSHRIAYLMATGRSNPGQILAITFTNKAAAEMRERIETLVGGVAKTMWISTFHSSCVRILRREAKSVGMNSNFSIYDSADSLRLITLVAKGLDLDPKRFTPKMIMHKISALKNELIDDESFAASANYSDPFEQAVADVYKGYTERMRSANAMDFDDLIAQTVYMFRAFPGVAEYYRRRFRHILVDEYQDTNHAQYALVRELVGVPGEHNTVDIPPAELTVVGDSDQSIYAFRGADVRNIVDFEKDYPTARTILLEQNYRSTQTILNAANAVISRNPNRPEKRLWTAEGNGEKIIGYVGENEHEEARFIAEEIDRLQDEEGLRPGDVAVFYRTNAQSRSLEDVLVRVGLPYKVVGGTRFYERKEIKDALAYLRVLVNSDDVVNLRRILNEPKRGIGDRAEYAVAALAERERISFMAALRRAGEAPGLATRSLNAVNGFVKLIDDLSEVASGSGAAAALEAVLEQTGYLAQLRSSADPQDESRVENLAELVAVVREYEKDNPEGSLGEFLEQVSLVADADSIPDAPEGSAEEVAAAVEESRRQGVVTLMTLHTAKGLEFPVVFLTGMEQGLFPHQRSATDPAELAEERRLAYVGLTRARKRLYITRSEVRSMWGQSQYNPASQFVGEIPGELIEWKREGMERPAWGGSSGAGSSRYGGSHWGAGSASGSGTGGNISAAPVAKAIGRVQPQKEVISVAPGDKVNHTSFGHGTVLAVEGSGDKTVAKVKFDVGEKRLLLRYAPLTKES, from the coding sequence ATGGACTATCTTTTTGATCCGTACTTTTCAGCCGCCAAGACCGACGCCGGCAAGCCAGGTTCCGCCGCCGCCGATTCCGCCGCGGACTCTCCTTCGCAGAACGGGCGCGGCGACGTCGAACGCCCGCACACGCCGTCGCGCGTTGATGAAAAGCGGGCAGCGGACCTGCTGCAGGGCCTGAATCCGCAGCAGGAAGAAGCAGTGAAGCATGCCGGCTCACCGCTGCTGATCGTGGCCGGAGCGGGATCGGGCAAAACCCGGGTGCTCAGCCATCGGATTGCTTATTTGATGGCCACGGGACGGTCCAACCCCGGCCAGATCCTAGCGATTACGTTCACCAACAAGGCCGCGGCGGAAATGCGCGAGCGCATCGAAACGCTGGTTGGCGGCGTCGCCAAGACCATGTGGATTTCCACGTTCCACTCCTCCTGCGTGCGCATCCTGCGCCGGGAGGCCAAGTCCGTGGGCATGAACTCCAATTTCTCCATCTATGACTCAGCGGATTCACTGCGCCTGATCACGCTGGTGGCCAAGGGCCTGGACCTGGACCCCAAGCGATTCACGCCCAAAATGATCATGCACAAGATCTCCGCCCTGAAGAATGAACTGATCGACGACGAGTCCTTTGCCGCCTCGGCCAACTACTCCGATCCGTTTGAACAGGCAGTCGCCGACGTCTACAAGGGCTACACGGAGCGCATGCGGTCAGCCAACGCCATGGACTTTGACGATCTGATCGCCCAGACGGTCTACATGTTCCGTGCGTTCCCCGGCGTGGCCGAGTATTACCGCCGGCGGTTCCGCCACATCCTCGTGGACGAGTACCAGGACACCAACCATGCGCAGTATGCGCTGGTGCGGGAGTTGGTGGGTGTGCCGGGTGAACACAACACGGTGGACATCCCGCCGGCCGAGCTCACTGTGGTCGGTGACTCGGACCAGTCCATTTACGCGTTCCGCGGAGCCGATGTGCGCAACATTGTCGACTTCGAGAAGGACTATCCAACAGCGCGCACCATCCTGCTGGAACAGAACTACCGGTCCACGCAAACCATCCTGAACGCGGCCAACGCAGTCATCTCCCGCAACCCGAACCGGCCGGAAAAACGCCTGTGGACGGCCGAGGGCAACGGCGAGAAGATTATTGGCTACGTGGGCGAAAACGAACACGAAGAAGCCCGGTTTATTGCCGAGGAAATTGACCGGCTGCAGGATGAAGAGGGTCTGCGCCCGGGCGACGTCGCTGTGTTCTACCGGACCAACGCACAGTCCCGCTCCCTCGAAGACGTCCTGGTCCGCGTGGGGCTGCCCTACAAAGTGGTCGGCGGCACCCGGTTCTACGAGCGCAAGGAAATCAAGGACGCGCTGGCCTACCTGCGCGTGCTGGTGAATTCCGACGACGTCGTGAACCTGCGCCGGATCCTGAACGAGCCCAAGCGCGGCATCGGTGACCGGGCCGAATATGCCGTAGCGGCCCTGGCCGAGCGGGAACGGATTTCCTTCATGGCCGCGCTCCGGCGTGCGGGGGAGGCCCCGGGGCTGGCCACCCGGTCACTCAACGCAGTCAACGGGTTCGTCAAGCTCATCGATGACCTGTCCGAGGTGGCGTCCGGCTCCGGTGCCGCGGCTGCCCTGGAAGCCGTGCTTGAACAGACGGGCTATCTGGCCCAGCTGCGTTCCTCCGCTGACCCGCAGGATGAATCGCGGGTGGAGAACCTTGCCGAACTGGTGGCAGTGGTCCGCGAATATGAGAAGGACAATCCCGAGGGCTCGCTGGGGGAGTTCCTGGAACAGGTCTCCCTGGTGGCGGACGCCGACTCCATCCCCGACGCGCCGGAGGGCTCGGCCGAGGAAGTGGCAGCCGCCGTCGAGGAGTCCCGCCGCCAGGGCGTGGTAACACTGATGACCCTGCACACCGCCAAGGGCCTGGAATTCCCGGTGGTCTTCCTGACCGGCATGGAGCAGGGGCTCTTCCCGCACCAGCGTTCGGCCACCGACCCTGCGGAGCTGGCCGAAGAGCGGCGGCTCGCTTACGTGGGGCTCACCCGTGCCCGGAAGCGCCTCTACATTACGCGTTCTGAAGTGCGGAGCATGTGGGGGCAGAGCCAGTACAACCCCGCCAGCCAGTTTGTCGGGGAGATCCCCGGGGAACTGATCGAGTGGAAGCGCGAAGGGATGGAACGGCCCGCCTGGGGCGGGAGCTCCGGAGCCGGGTCCAGCCGGTACGGCGGCTCGCACTGGGGTGCAGGGTCCGCGTCGGGCTCCGGCACCGGCGGCAACATTTCCGCTGCTCCCGTTGCCAAGGCCATTGGGCGGGTGCAGCCGCAGAAGGAAGTCATTTCAGTGGCGCCGGGGGACAAGGTCAACCACACATCCTTCGGGCACGGAACGGTGCTCGCGGTGGAAGGCTCCGGCGACAAGACGGTCGCCAAGGTGAAGTTCGACGTCGGCGAGAAGCGCCTGCTGCTGAGGTATGCACCGTTGACAAAGGAGTCTTAG
- a CDS encoding sugar porter family MFS transporter: MSTTLTPASSARQGRNRHRGVLGRASWIATLGGFLFGYDTGVINGALPFMTEDLGLTPFTEGLITSSLLFGAAFGALAAGQLADRFGRRRLLMALAAVFLAGALGTAAAPTVGLMVVARVVLGLAVGGASAVVPMFLSEIAPADRRGQMVTRDQLMIVTGQLAAFTVNAGIGNAWGGETHVWRWMLAVASVPAIALWIGMKFVPESPRWLAAQGRYPQMMAVLQKIRSTEDAQTEYDGVRALGAGEDTRRGSFKDFAEPWLFRVLLIGMGMSVVQQITGVNAIVYYGTQILADAGFGTEAALTANIANGVVSVAAAILGIWLLGRVGRRPMLITGLIGTSTTLLLIGVASITMPEGTARGFVVLSLTVLFLAFQQGSISPVTWLMIAEIFPLRVRGLGMGLSVFVQWMANFAVGFSFPMLMAGLGISTTFFIFVALGLCAIVFVKHFMPETRGRSLEQVEAQLRAAGTK; the protein is encoded by the coding sequence ATGTCCACAACTCTTACCCCCGCCTCCTCCGCACGGCAGGGCCGAAACCGCCACCGCGGTGTGCTGGGGCGTGCCTCCTGGATTGCCACCCTCGGTGGCTTCCTGTTCGGCTATGACACCGGTGTCATCAACGGGGCGCTGCCCTTCATGACGGAGGATCTGGGCCTGACCCCGTTCACGGAAGGCCTGATTACTTCAAGCCTCCTTTTCGGAGCAGCCTTTGGTGCCCTGGCCGCAGGCCAGCTCGCTGACCGGTTCGGCCGTCGCCGGCTGTTGATGGCCCTGGCCGCAGTCTTCCTCGCCGGTGCCCTCGGTACAGCGGCTGCCCCCACCGTGGGTTTGATGGTGGTGGCCCGCGTGGTGCTGGGTCTGGCCGTGGGCGGAGCATCCGCCGTCGTGCCCATGTTCCTGTCCGAAATTGCTCCCGCTGACCGGCGCGGACAAATGGTGACGCGGGACCAGCTGATGATCGTCACCGGGCAGCTGGCCGCTTTCACGGTCAACGCGGGCATCGGCAATGCATGGGGCGGGGAGACCCACGTCTGGCGGTGGATGCTGGCCGTGGCCTCGGTTCCGGCGATCGCCCTGTGGATCGGCATGAAGTTTGTGCCGGAAAGCCCGCGCTGGCTCGCCGCGCAGGGACGCTACCCGCAGATGATGGCGGTGCTGCAGAAAATCCGCAGCACTGAAGACGCGCAGACCGAGTACGACGGCGTCCGCGCCCTGGGTGCCGGCGAAGACACCCGGCGCGGTTCCTTCAAGGACTTCGCCGAACCCTGGCTGTTCCGGGTGCTGCTGATCGGCATGGGCATGTCCGTGGTCCAGCAGATCACCGGGGTCAACGCCATCGTGTATTACGGGACGCAGATCCTCGCCGACGCCGGATTCGGCACCGAAGCCGCGCTCACCGCCAACATCGCCAACGGCGTCGTCTCCGTTGCCGCCGCGATCCTGGGCATCTGGCTGCTGGGCAGGGTGGGCCGCCGTCCCATGCTGATCACCGGCCTGATCGGCACCTCCACGACGCTGCTGCTCATCGGCGTCGCCTCCATCACGATGCCCGAGGGGACGGCCCGCGGCTTCGTGGTGTTGTCCCTGACGGTGTTGTTCCTGGCCTTCCAGCAGGGTTCCATCTCTCCGGTCACCTGGCTGATGATCGCCGAAATCTTCCCGCTGCGGGTCCGCGGGCTGGGCATGGGATTGTCCGTTTTCGTGCAGTGGATGGCGAACTTCGCCGTCGGCTTCTCTTTCCCCATGCTGATGGCCGGCCTCGGAATATCCACTACGTTCTTCATCTTCGTGGCGCTGGGCCTTTGCGCGATTGTGTTCGTGAAGCACTTCATGCCCGAAACCCGGGGACGAAGCCTGGAGCAGGTGGAAGCACAGCTGCGCGCCGCCGGCACCAAGTAG
- a CDS encoding inositol monophosphatase family protein: protein MSVHATNEDFSLAASLVRDAGALALRMRSEGLTATAKTTVSDVVTAADHAAEKLVVERIRELRPDDGIVGEEGASVTGTSGRSWVIDPVDGTYNFFAGSTYWCSAIALKADEPESLDGDPDVLLGAIFQPQEDRLWLGGEGHPATLNGDPVPPLEDASLDRLSAGTYLHPTWLLRPEVAGPWTAAASRAATIRMLGSGSCDLGGVASGRLGAWFQHSCPEWDWLPGKAIVRAAGGSTAVVEVNGFRWHIAGRASAVREIEGALIRA, encoded by the coding sequence ATGAGTGTTCACGCGACGAACGAAGATTTCTCCCTCGCGGCTTCCCTGGTGCGCGATGCCGGGGCACTGGCCCTGCGCATGCGCTCGGAGGGGCTGACCGCAACCGCCAAGACCACCGTGTCCGACGTCGTCACCGCGGCGGACCATGCTGCTGAAAAGCTGGTGGTGGAGCGGATCCGCGAGCTTCGCCCCGATGACGGAATAGTGGGGGAGGAAGGTGCCAGCGTTACGGGCACCTCCGGCAGATCCTGGGTGATCGACCCCGTGGACGGGACCTACAACTTCTTTGCCGGATCCACGTACTGGTGTTCCGCGATTGCCCTGAAGGCGGACGAGCCGGAATCACTGGACGGTGATCCTGACGTTCTGCTGGGAGCCATTTTCCAGCCGCAGGAAGACAGGCTGTGGCTCGGCGGCGAGGGACACCCCGCCACCCTCAACGGTGATCCGGTTCCGCCGCTGGAAGACGCATCCCTGGACCGGCTCAGCGCCGGAACCTACCTGCATCCCACCTGGCTGCTCCGCCCCGAAGTGGCCGGTCCCTGGACCGCTGCGGCTTCCCGGGCTGCCACCATCCGCATGCTCGGCTCGGGTTCCTGCGACCTCGGGGGAGTAGCGTCAGGCCGGCTGGGAGCCTGGTTCCAGCACAGCTGCCCGGAGTGGGACTGGCTGCCGGGCAAGGCCATTGTGCGGGCCGCCGGCGGAAGCACGGCCGTGGTTGAGGTGAACGGTTTCCGGTGGCACATCGCGGGTAGGGCGTCGGCGGTACGCGAAATCGAAGGCGCACTCATACGGGCCTGA